tggtccgccagtctcctccctgtttctcCTATGTAGATTAAAtaaccacagtttctttagaaactagaaatccattaaCGAGATTCTTGGACGTCCATTGTACTGGAGTTGGCACACATACAATAGAGCTCGTTTGTGAAGCATGGGAAGTGGCAGATGTGACAGTAGATCATGACATACATTTCAAGCTAGCAGTATTTTTATTGGACGATGTAGAAGGCCAAGGTTAAATGTTGCTCGAGAGCAGCTGGAATTTCTGTTGGAATGTCGGCTCAACTCTCCACAAATTCCTTTTCTTCTAGGGGTTAACTTAGCCAACGAATAGTTTAGagacttaaccctttcccgtccaaggggttccccattgacgagtaaaatcgtctggcgttagacagagtaaaatctataagtgccctgagcgctcattcggcagttaaggggttaagtgCGCCGATCAATTCGATCAACACCCCTGATCGCCCCCCACCCCTGCCATCCACTGGGAAAAGCTCGGGcgtttgaacttttgaagactGGAGCGTTCAAATTTCCGGCCCTTCGGATCAAAATCAGTAGTGTTCACATGCCCGACCCTATGGTCGCATTTGTCTGTCAAAGAGCAATCTTCGTCGGCTGTTGTCGTCTTTAATAAAGCTTGTGTATAATGTCTCGTGACCCTTTACATGATGATGCagtttgcacaaaaaaaaaactattaaaaatgACTTGAACTGGAATAAATTACCAAGTCGGGCCATAAGCAAGTGTAAGCTCTTCTACCACAGAAACACAGCAAAGGTAGTTTAACGAGGGTACTGAATACATATCAACAACAAAGCCTAGAGCGTTTACGACTTTGCGTATTTCAAATTGGCCTGTGTCGGTTGATCAACTCTAACATAAACGGTCAGCTTTAACAATGAAATGGCGGCATGAAAACGGTCCGTGGGTTGTTTGTCCATTaaatattcactgttttgtttttttttttattttgtaatcaTACATAATCATACATAACACTTTACACATTGACACACTACCCACAAATAGCAGAGCTAGTCTCGGCGGGTAGTGTGTGGACGCTTAaacatataaaataaaattcggCACAACAAAAGATTCaataaatatacaaaaatCAGAAATTAAGTATTAAATCAATAAAGCACAAAAAACAGTATGCGATAAAAATACAGAAACACATGACAGTAATAGAAGaataatctcgtacccagatctcactctatcactggaaatgtgagatctggtaaagttcgatttcgagcatgctcagtgccagcgaggcccgaaatacgggcttttctttcagtgcgcatgttcgtactctctgttgtgattttgggtgattttgcggaataaacatggatttagagagtattcttgaagagattcttttgggtagaggacaaggaaaccttaaacttaagccgaaacagaaagaagcactgcaacggtcgagattgtttaaaacttgtcggagcaactgcagaattactgaaacgagcgcttaggcttaattaataaacgagtgctattttcttcacacgatctcgtgcaaagtgtagttagccaaaccctaaattgaaagcgaaaatgttaaagagggtttaagcctaatcactgcaacgagcgctattttcttgtcacgatctcgtgaaaaatgtagttaatctaaccctaaaattcacaattgatcactacttaattggcgagtcaagctttaagaacgagaaatactgttttgaataaattacatacttcaacttgaatttattagtttctgcgtaccgcgtagcaagctacgcagaactttattcgagtggcagggtacgtggagctttcgtcggtaccatttacacaaacgtcgcaaatttttaaaatgattttcctttactgtaaagcttttcggaaaaaacaaaactttcctccgcacaactggtatttattcaaaacagcacatgagcttgcgaaaaccaaaccttcattacgtgacccgcgaaataagccaatcggagcgtagattgcattgccgcaacctttttttagtgggcaatgaaaaatggtgtactgtcgaactttaccagatctcacatttccagtgacagagtgagatctgggtacgagattaatTGAAGAATACACGTTATACACCACTATTAACTGGGTTTAACTTTCGACATATCactaattagtaaatttttagctcaggataatgattttccagctttctgattggttccctaagctcatgatatgagccattatcgttaagtttgaccaaataaggaaaaactgatggcgaatttcttgtgctgaaattttggaggttggaaaaaatttttttcgcggcgtcgtcggtaaagaaaatgtcacgatttgaggaggtttcacccgaagaaatcaagagaattgcttgaaaatttactaaaacagttattcttctcggacttgcctacggcctcgttggttatatatatcagctcatatccggcgcgtcctcgaagaataactgttaattatttgttGTACGTCAACATAGCTATCCTGAACTTgaagattttgaaataatattgttgttaccttttccttgaaaatatgttttggaAGATTACTTAAGTTTCCTGGGATGCTATTCCAAATTTTGCCACCAATCCTTGAGAAtgagtttttattttggtttagCCTGGAACAGTTTATATAACAGTTACCGGCAGATGAAGATCGGGTATTATGATTGTGTATTTGGTGGGAAAGAATGAACATACCAGAAAGATTAGAGGGAATTAAATTGTTATGGACATCATGTAttaaaagagaagaaagcTTAACGCAAAGCATATTAATTGGTATAACATTAGCCGATATAAAATAGGGGACAGCGTGTGAATTATAGTTGGCAAAGTTCCAATGGTTGTAATTTGTAATGTTGTCATCCTCCTTACCGCAGAtaactcctttttgtttttaaggcgaAAGAAGTAGAGCtcttggctgaaaaaaaaccttttataTGAGAGCCGTGATTGTCTTTCTAAGAAGCGACTGAAAGAGAATGTCTGTGTGTCGCTATAAACcagagtttgttggtttttttttttaaggttggGGAGGGATCTTAGCTCTGACCAAAAGTTAAATCGCACAGCCCTTCTCTGGAgtatcaatatttttttccatataAGACTTAGCTGCTTGCTCCCAAGCGACAAGACCATATGATAAGTATGGATAAATAAGTGatctatatatatttagtaatgTCGAAAATGGTGCAAGATGCCTTAGTCTACAAATTATACCAACgcttttacttatttttgatgcaatgtgACTGATATGATGTTTCCAGGTAAGGTTGCTGTCAATAAGTACACCTAAATATTTCACATAGTCTACGCTCCAggcaaataaaatgttttctgtTATTATCATATATTTTAAGATTTACTTTGTAGTTAAGTCGTTTCTGGCTAGGATGGAAtcgaaaatgacaaaattggTTTTCTTCACATTTAAAGAGAGTTTATTTGAGGCTAGCCAATCATAAACATTCATCAGTTCCATGTTTACCACTGTTTCAAGAGATTTAAGGTTTCTGTCGGCAAATAGCAGATTTACAGAGAGCCGCCAGTCTTTGATAGATGTCATTATGACTACAAACAAGGAGATTGTTACATCTAGCGGGGTCCTTACTTCATCCATAAGTGATCACAatcttatttatttactacTGGACTTAAAGGTTCCCAGAGCAAGACCTTTTTACGTGTCTATCAGGAGCTACAAAAAGTACAACCCCACAAAATTCCTTGAGGACCTCCAACTCGTTCCTTTTCACATGGTAACCTTTTTTTGATGATATCAGTGATCAAGTGGATGTGTATGGCATACTGTTTCTTGATGTCCTCAACGAACATGCACCGATCAAgagaattaaaataaaagggaAACCAAATCCATTTGTCTCGCCAGAAATCAAACAGCTTATGAAAACACGTGACAATTGGCACAGGAGTGCGatgaaaacaaatgacaaATTGCATTGGAATGCGTACAAATTCTTAGACAGGAGGTGAAGCGTGAGATCCGTTTGGCTGAAAGGATTTATGTGAAATCACAGATCATAAATAGCAAAAGTAATACAAACTCCATATGGAAGGTGATTAATCGATGCTTGCCGAAAAAATCTCTTCGTTTAGCACAGTTTAATGATAGTCATGAGAACACGGCCAACAGTTTTAATAAGTATTTTTCATCGGTTGGAAGTTTAACAGCTCTTAAAGCCGGTCAGTTAGCCAAGGACCAAAATTGGACTCTGGATTCAAATGCCTATGAAACTTCTAACGTTTCTACGCTGGGTGAGCAGTTTGAATTTCAGCCTGTATCAGAGAACGATGTGGCGAATATTATCTTAAATCTGCCTTCTAATAAAGgggttttgctaaaagcaggCCCACGGCCCAGCGGCCCGCGGCCCACGGCCCACCACGGCCCAGCGGCCCGACGGCCCGGCGGCCCGGCGGCCCGCGGCCCACGGCCCACGGCCCGCCACGGCCCGGCGGCCCGGCGGCCCGGCGGCTCCGCGGCCCGGTGGCCCAGTCCTGattttccacagttttttGTCCAGCGGTAAATCCATGCGCATACACAGATCTGCACAACATAAAACTAGTGGCTAAGTAAGCTGATCCTTTAGAGTTCAGGTGTAATTTACTACCGTTGAGGCAGGATCCATCTATGTGTGAATtgtcaatgaaatgaaagccATTTCTGGTGCTCATCTCCTTTAGTTTTCCGTTGACTTCAGATAACTTCGTCGACACACTAATGTCTTCTCTATGTGTGAGGCTGGAGATACCTATTTTCGAGGATTGAAATTTATTTCGAATCTTCAAAGccaaattttctgtttttgacaCACAAGACTCTACACTATCAGATGGCAAATTATTCGTGCCCGAATGAATGATCACATGCGAGGGTTTAACATCGATGTGAATGCTATCTACTTCATGGCATATTTGGTCGCTGGTTTTACCTGAATACATGCGCTTGTCGACTGTTTTCTTGGTGAGCTTCTGGGAATCGATGTTCTTGATTAAGGAATCTCCTATGATTAAAACTGATTCCGGTTGAGTGCGTAATTTAGCACCTTTCTTAGGCTGAGATCTAGTTGACTCATTCTCCTTGTCGATGGTTTCACGGTTACCTTGAACTGGCAAGCGATTATTTGTTGTTAATATTGTCCCATTAGTTGTCACATTTTCCTCATCAACGGTTTCACAGTTGCTTAGAACTGAGAAGCGattatttgttgttaaagttgTGCCATCAACCTCCCAAGAGGGCCGATCGTCTGTATGCAAATCGTCTTTGTTAATCTCTGGGATCGAATGTTTATTTCCTTTATCGATTTCGTTATTTAGAAGTCGCAAGGCCGTTAccaaacttttattttcatcaagGGTTGATCTCGCTTCCCGCTTCAAAGACTCATAACTGTTTTCAAGATCACTTAGCCTCTGTGTAAGAGCTCGATTTTCGTTTCGGAGTCTCGCTAATTCCAATGGTTGTAGCTCCTCGCTGATAATAATTTCCTCACTTTGCAGGTTGCTCGACAACGATCTTGTGTTAGCTTCGACCTGCTTCTGTAAAATCACCAATTCGAGCTTAATACCCTCCATTTCAGCAAACAATTCGCAACTCAGCCCATTGCAGCCACAATTATCTAATCCACTGCCCTCTCCAGCAGCCATTACCTGTTGTTTGCGTCCTTGACCGCCTGATTGCAACGCAGTCGAATTTGATAGAAGTGAATCGGCATCGTCGATTGGCTTCTGAGCTTCATTGCGCTGAAACAAGTTAACTAATTGCTCCTTCAATAAAGGACCGTCCTTCccttgaaaaacaagagtTGATTGTTTTCCACGATACCACGTTATCGTCAATCTATTATTGTCACTTTTAAAGGTCTTCGTTGCTCCGCCCGGTGACGACCATTTCCCGTGTTGCTGAATAGTTCCTTCTACAAATTTCTTCAAGGTTTCCAGGTCGCTAGTCCAGATTAGACGTTCACCTTTAAGCAGAAAATTTTCTACCTCAGGGTCATCGTGTTTAATCGAAAACAATTCAACAGTTGTGTTCTCCAAGGAACCGTTATCGGAGCTGGTAGAAACAGGACCGTCTGCTATGACAGCGTGACCAGAAGTTACTATCCAAAGTGAATGAAAGGTTGGTCCACAGACAATTTGTCACATTCTTAGACAATAGCAACAAATTATCGCAATTTCAAAGTGGCAACCGTAAATATCACTCCACTGAAACGGCCCCTCTGTCTGTCACGGACGACCTATTAAAAGCTatggatgaaaagaaaatctcCATATTGGTGTTGATGGATATGTCGAAGGCTTTCAATAGTATAAACCATGACACGTTGCTATTTAAAATTCACAACCTTGGGGTGTCTCCATCAGCGCTGGAATGGTTCAAAAGTTACTTGAAGGGAAGGTATCAGTATGTTCGTATTAGGGATGTGGTTTCGCAGTCCCTCCCAGTTGATCATGGAGTTCCACAGGGGTCTATTCTGGGTCCTGTTCTGTTTACTGTTTACATAAATGACTTACTAGCTGTACCTAAACATTGTCAATCAGCTTGTTATGTTGATGACTCCaaactttatttgaaatttaaaactaGTGAGTTATATAATGCAGTCTCTGCAGTTAATTCTGACCTAAACGAAATTTGTATGTGGTGCTGCCACAATTCACTACTTTTGAATCCAGATAAAACTAAACTTCTTGTGGTAGGCGTGCCGCAATTGCTACGACAGTTACTTGATTTTACGATAACGCTTTGTGGTAAACCAATATCACCGATACCTGTGGCAAAGGATCTTGGAGTCTTTTTAGACCAGTACCTCTCCTATGATGAACATATACGTAAAACTGTTGCGAGTTCTATGAATAAACTGATTCAAATCAATAGAATTAAGCATTTACTTGATAAGGAAACGCTGTTGTTaattattgcccccgcagggatttcgccaaggggcgaaatcccgaggaggcaccctagtagctcgcacgtatattaaggacagtacttacagttcaaatatgcagtcagtatactagaaaaaatctcgatttgctcgaacaggggacgcgaggaatcggtaggtaatgatgacgtttctattgtttgcgcccgcaagtacgaaatggttaggatgacgtaaatcgagaaaatcccaaagggagtttctgcatgagagtttgtgtattgtgacatcacaataaacagataaatttggtttgtcatacgcaaatcatcaacggggtagacagactcgatccaacagatcacaaatatctcaaggtgaagcgtgtcaaattcaacgaaaaaaacacggatcctgaaactatgaagccgcaaccgcgtttaatgtgttacttatatcacaatttatttttttcgttatcaatcctgttaagtcaatctaagcaatctaagctttactttcccgtgtattaaaactatttagttcaatgtcaacattcgcatgcgttatttgatgctcaagtccacccaacagcgaacgtgacataaccgacactcagtcacgctacgctaatcgaaagtcgtacacaactttgcattgccgccgcgcctttcaaatttgacgcataacagacaacgacaagaaagaaagctttacaaatgtcgaaataattccattatcagcattacgatgtttcatgcttcgtccgttggtcttcgttgttcgctcgtttttatttgtttcagtttctctatttcgattgaactcgacacgaagaggaaccgttacatttgtggtagtatttgtttgatggtccagatgatagatatcggatccctgTTAATGCCTACATTTCCgggcctggtctatttctagattaaccgctgatattcatcaggtttcttcaacccattagtggagattttgtttcaagatccattagagttttgaaaactaataaggcggttggccttgataaaattggtgcgcgtctcttgaaagattcagtggacgttattactccttctttaacaaatttagagataattgtgaacttcaataaaatgcttgaaacgttaatttttcaacggtcttatgcacagtatttatattaaatacacatctcataaacaggttatcaaaagcgggggcagctctagtgaacactatttctagttaatagttttgtttttagcaGGTTGTTTTACTGCTCCTCAGTGTGGAGCAATACTTCTGCGACTAATATCCATAAGCTTCaacttgttcaaaattttgcaGCTAGGATTATCTTGGGACTCCGCAAATATGACCATATCTCTCCAGGTTTAAGATCGCTTCGATGGTTAAATGTCAAACAAAGACTTATGGTCAATGATGCAGTAATGATGCACAAATGTCTCAAAGGACTGTCACCTTGTTATCtgtcaaataaattttcaactAGAGCTACTATCCATGATAGACAGACGAGATATAGAGATAGTCCAAATATTCCATCTAGTAGAATCAATGCTGGCCGACGCGCCTTTTATTATCGCGGGGTTAAAGTATGGAACAATTTAAATAGAGATTTAAAGGAAATCATCAATGCTAAGGTTTTTAAGAGACGTTTAATTAATGAACTGATTCGTAACATGAGTGATTTTTGACGAAAATTGTTCATTGTATATAGTAATTAAGCAATTTGATAATTGTTGTTAGTATATAGTAATTAAGTAATGAAAGCAATATGTAAGTATATAGTATTTATgttgtttatttataattttaatatttttaatattgatGCTGAAAAGCCCTTTTCAGGGACGCTCAATAaagtgtatgtatgtatgtatgtgtcATCAGCGAACAAATAAAATGCTAGTTTACCTGAAGCATTGTAAATGTCATTGATATAAATAAGAAACAGCAATGGCCCTAACACGGAGCCCTGTGGGGTCCGTGGGTCATTCGTCCATTCAATTTTCAatccaaattaaaaattgaaaatcgatgtcaatttttgtttttccttttttttccctctcttGAAATCAATAAACGCGTATCCAGAAACATTTCATCGTTTTCACGCgtataagaaagaaaagtaacaCTTAgacttcttatttttgttaagtCAACATTGAATAGGAAATCAAACAGGCTATGGTATTCGTTTATTGGCAGGAAAACCATTGTCACAGTCTTGTGTCAGCAACGATTACGTGAACTTAAAAGAAAgtccaaaattgaaaattgaaatcgattttcaattttttttttgggcgAAGAATTAATCAATCGTGCCCACTCCAAGTGACAAAGGTACCCACAGGGAGCTGGTGGAGGGAATGTTTGGCTACGTTCCCCAGTCCCTACCGGCCTTCTGTCTGCCAGCTTGAATGCcggaaagaccctgggaaagAGTTTTTAGAAAGGAAGCGGGAAATTTAACAGTCTTGAGCAGTTTTCACCACTATGGACGACGTAAGCGTCGAGTTTGTAAAAGATCTTGTTGTGACTCAGCGGAAAACACACTCTGAAGTTAGTTTGTTGCTAAAAGAAGCATATCCCGATAGGAGAGGACTCAGTTTGAGGTCAGTTCGAAGGTTTTGTTTAAAGAATGGGATACACGCGCAAAATCGCCTGTCTAATGATGAATTGGAACAGTGCACCAAGGAAGTTGTTGCACGGGTTGGTATCCATGGCctgtttgtgttgtttgtaAAAAACTACCTTTAAATGTGCTACTCAAAAAGTCAAAGGTTAGGTATTTTCTGGAAGATGTAAATACTCACCTGGGAAACTGCCAAAATGATGCAACACCCATTGGATACATACATTATTAAATCAGTGTTTGatgtattattattcaagGTTGGACCCACATGGGGTCGAAAAATGGTGAAAGGATATATGGCCAGTTGTGGTATAACAGCTGGTGACAAGCGTGTCGGAAGAGCTTTGTCAGTTGTGTCTCCTCTGTATCAAGCCCAGAGGAATTCCAACACTGCCAGGCAAACCAATCCCTTTCCTTACCATGCTGACTATTTTGGTCACAAGTTGCACATGGACCAAAATGAGAAACTGGCAATGTATGGTTTAACTGAAGTCAGTGCATGTGATGGCTATAGTGGAAAGATTGTGGCTTTTGCAACAATGCCAGTGAAGAATTATGTATTGATCTACGAGCACATTTACAGATATTCAGCAATAACTATTGTTTACAAGTGTAATTCTATTACCAAGGTTAAGAATTGTCATTGCAGTTGTCATTATAAATATTACATGACAGTGACTGGTTGACTAGAAGCATTACATAAATTCTCAGTCACTACCTTGCGCAATGTACCTACCTCTTCTCAATCAGAAGCGCTCAAAAGTTCTAGCCTAAGCCAGAGTAGTTAAAACaacaaccttttttttattttcaaagtttagGTCCCCAGTAACAAAACAAGCACTTTTCTATTTGTTGCAAGGAAATCTTTCCATCACTACTGTCCAATTTGTATAAAATATCTGATTTTCCCCCCTAATAACCtctaacaaataaaacaaggtTAAATTGGGTTACTGTAAACAGCCAGGCAAAAATGAACACACTGATGAAAGATCAACAAATCAGTCatttaaaactgtttactTTTTATGCCTCAGAGTAAAGATTAACTACCATgctttatttttgcttctttttttgaaGAACCGCTGTCATCCAGCATGGCATTTGGGATCAACTAAGAGTGGACCATGGGACAGAGTTCTATCTCTCCTTGTATGTACAAGAAAAATTGGTGCCTTATAGGACCAATACAAGAAGAGTGCCTTTCATTCAAACAACATCCAAGCAGGTGTATGCTTAGTcaacataattatgta
The DNA window shown above is from Acropora palmata chromosome 7, jaAcrPala1.3, whole genome shotgun sequence and carries:
- the LOC141886924 gene encoding uncharacterized protein LOC141886924 isoform X3, producing MDDVSVEFVKDLVVTQRKTHSEVSLLLKEAYPDRRGLSLRSVRRFCLKNGIHAQNRLSNDELEQCTKEVVARVGPTWGRKMVKGYMASCGITAGDKRVGRALSVVSPLYQAQRNSNTARQTNPFPYHADYFGHKLHMDQNEKLAMYGLTEVSACDGYSGKIVAFATMPVKNYVLIYEHIYRYSAITIVYKCNSITKVKNCHCSCHYKYYMTVTG